A single genomic interval of Manduca sexta isolate Smith_Timp_Sample1 unplaced genomic scaffold, JHU_Msex_v1.0 HiC_scaffold_807, whole genome shotgun sequence harbors:
- the LOC115445082 gene encoding TAR DNA-binding protein 43 has product MVTKSEYNEDLFEYIKVSEDEDDANSVEIPCELDGTLLLSTLVAQFPGACGLKYRHLDSKSIRGIRLSEGKLHPPSEVGWGKNLYVCVFPKENKRKMEDVSPENSAAKTKRLEKKLTCSDLICLGLPWKSTEESIKQYFEQFGEVVMVQLKKDKNGSFKGFGFIRFATYASQMRALAQRHNIDGRWVDVRIPNSKEGVVPQMPCKVFVGRCTEDMTADDLREYFSKFGEVTDVFVPRPFRAFGFVTFLDPEVAQSLCGEDHVIKGASVSVSSAAPKIRSKTNQNWKDESYNSNNWEGNRSGPSGGSSSSGGNSGHGGNSGPNNWQGGPPPGNAGKNWNGNQNWGQNGPPPSWNQGNQGWSGGGGKGGNWNQGNWSNGQGNWNGNGSGGSGSGNGWNNNKPPS; this is encoded by the exons ATGGTAACTAAAAGCGAATATAACGAAGATCTTTTTGAATACATTAAAGTAAGTGAAGATGAAGATGACGCCAACTCAGTAGAAATACCTTGCgaacttgatggaaccctactgCTTTCAACTCTGGTTGCTCAGTTTCCGGGAGCCTGTGGATTGAAATATAGACATCTTGATAGTAAGTCAATTCGTGGCATTCGTTTAAGTGAAGGCAAATTGCATCCCCCAAGCGAAGTGGGTTGGGGTAAAAATCTTTATGTTTGTGTATTTCCCAAAGAAAACAAACGTAAAATGGAAGATGTGTCTCCTGAAAACTCAGCTGCTAAAACAaaacgtttagaaaaaaaacttacatGCTCTGATCTTATATGTCTTGGACTGCCTTGGAAATCAACAGAAGAGTcgattaaacaatactttgaacaATTCGGAGAAGTGGTAATGGTTCAACTGAAGAAAGACAAAAATGGATCTTTTAAAGGGTTTGGTTTCATACGATTTGCAACATACGCATCCCAGATGAGAGCTCTGGCACAGAGGCACAACATAGACGGGCGCTGGGTAGACGTGCGCATCCCGAATTCTAAAGAAGGTGTAGTCCCACAGATGCCTTGCAAAGTGTTTGTTGGAAGATGTACTGAGGACATGACTGCTGATGATCTGCGAGAATATTTCTCTAAGTTTGGGGAAGTGACAGATGTTTTTGTACCCAGGCCTTTTAGGGCTTTTGGTTTTGTCACATTTCTGGATCCTGAAGTGGCTCAGAGTTTGTGCGGTGAAGATCATGTTATTAAAGGTGCTTCAGTGTCAGTTTCAAGCGCTGCACCAAAAATTAGAAGCAAAACAAATCAAAACTGGAAAGATGAGTCATACAATTCCAACAATTGGGAAGGAAACAGGAGCGGTCCATCTGGAGGATCAAGCAGTAGTGGAGGAAACA GTGGGCATGGTGGTAACTCAGGTCCGAACAACTGGCAGGGAGGTCCACCACCAGGCAATGCAGGCAAGAACTGGAATGGGAATCAAAATTGGGGACAAAATGGTCCACCACCATCTTGGAATCAAGGTAACCAAGGCTGGAGTGGAGGCGGAGGAAAAGGAGGCAACTGGAACCAAGGCAATTGGTCAAATGGCCAAGGAAACTGGAATGGTAATGGCAGTGGTGGTAGTGGCTCCGGCAATGGGTGGAACAACAACAAACCTCCATCGTGA